The proteins below come from a single Agrococcus beijingensis genomic window:
- a CDS encoding L-threonylcarbamoyladenylate synthase, protein MPAIYDCSDPAGLLDGIRAARTAIAAGQSIVMPTDTVYGIAADAFSHAAVAGLLAAKGRDRGFPPPVLVADRPMATALAEHLPAELEPLLMAHWPGPLTVILRAQPSLTWDLGDTGGTVAVRVPDHPIATGLLRETGPLAVSSANLHGMPAPTEAAAAAEMLGDRVALVLDAGPVGGSAAAGEQNGSTILDCSVDGVARIVRQGVLPRETIAAAIGSMLVAD, encoded by the coding sequence GTGCCCGCCATCTACGACTGCTCCGATCCCGCCGGCCTCCTCGACGGCATCCGGGCGGCGCGCACGGCCATCGCCGCGGGCCAGAGCATCGTCATGCCGACCGACACCGTGTACGGCATCGCGGCCGACGCGTTCTCGCACGCAGCCGTCGCCGGCCTGCTCGCGGCGAAGGGTCGCGACCGGGGGTTCCCGCCGCCCGTGCTCGTCGCCGACCGCCCGATGGCGACCGCGCTCGCCGAGCACCTGCCCGCCGAGCTCGAGCCGCTGCTGATGGCCCACTGGCCGGGCCCGCTCACCGTCATCCTCCGCGCGCAGCCCTCGCTGACCTGGGATCTGGGCGACACGGGCGGCACCGTCGCGGTGCGCGTGCCCGACCACCCCATCGCCACCGGCCTGCTGCGCGAGACCGGCCCGCTCGCGGTCTCGAGCGCCAACCTGCACGGCATGCCGGCGCCGACCGAGGCCGCCGCCGCGGCCGAGATGCTGGGCGACCGCGTCGCGCTCGTGCTCGACGCCGGCCCCGTCGGCGGCAGCGCCGCGGCCGGGGAGCAGAACGGCTCGACCATCCTCGACTGCTCGGTCGACGGCGTCGCGCGCATCGTGCGACAGGGCGTGCTGCCCCGCGAGACGATCGCCGCGGCGATCGGCTCGATGCTCGTCGCGGACTGA
- a CDS encoding MraY family glycosyltransferase, whose product MAFVLIAAAAAIITFLASRLVLRFALKRGIHPPVRERDVHSRPTPRLGGVAMCVGVIGAFGIASLIPELAGIFAEPVRIWTLLGGALAICILGVLDDLYDLDWMLKLGAQILVATGVALFGVQIVSLPIAGIVVPSSTMAITLTVLIIVLVMNAVNFIDGLDGLVAGTTIIGSAAFFGYIWVISQNLGQQNAYFSLASLITAITIGVCVGFLPVNWHPARMFMGDGGALMLGLLTAAGAIAVTGQIDIATMGGRSQILPAFIPVLLPLAILLLPLTDFALAVVRRVINGNSPFAADRKHLHHRLLDMGHSHLGAVLIFYAWTAVVSGGVLLFLIPPWGMAVSIMVVGFIVCAALTAAPVGRRIWHTFLRVLRERRAARTGLEPSTIDTTSDSQGDPR is encoded by the coding sequence ATGGCCTTCGTGCTCATCGCCGCCGCCGCGGCGATCATCACCTTCCTGGCGAGCCGGCTCGTGCTGCGGTTCGCGCTCAAGCGCGGCATCCATCCGCCTGTGCGCGAGCGCGACGTGCACTCGCGCCCGACGCCCCGCCTCGGCGGCGTGGCGATGTGCGTCGGCGTGATCGGCGCATTCGGCATCGCGTCGCTCATCCCCGAGCTCGCCGGCATCTTCGCCGAGCCGGTGCGCATCTGGACCCTGCTCGGCGGCGCCCTCGCCATCTGCATCCTGGGCGTGCTCGACGACCTCTACGACCTCGACTGGATGCTGAAGCTGGGCGCCCAGATCCTGGTCGCGACCGGCGTCGCGCTCTTCGGCGTGCAGATCGTCAGCCTGCCGATCGCCGGCATCGTGGTGCCCTCGTCGACCATGGCGATCACGCTGACGGTGCTCATCATCGTGCTCGTGATGAACGCGGTGAACTTCATCGACGGGCTCGACGGCCTGGTCGCCGGCACGACGATCATCGGGTCGGCCGCGTTCTTCGGCTACATCTGGGTGATCAGCCAGAACCTCGGCCAGCAGAACGCCTACTTCTCGCTCGCGAGCCTCATCACCGCGATCACCATCGGCGTCTGCGTGGGCTTCCTGCCCGTCAACTGGCACCCGGCCCGCATGTTCATGGGCGACGGCGGAGCGCTGATGCTGGGCCTGCTCACCGCGGCCGGCGCGATCGCGGTGACCGGGCAGATCGACATCGCCACGATGGGCGGTCGCAGCCAGATCCTGCCCGCGTTCATCCCCGTGCTCCTGCCGCTGGCGATCCTGCTGCTGCCGCTGACCGACTTCGCCCTCGCCGTGGTGCGCCGCGTCATCAACGGCAACAGCCCGTTCGCCGCCGATCGCAAGCACCTGCACCACCGGCTGCTCGACATGGGCCACTCGCACCTCGGCGCGGTGCTCATCTTCTACGCCTGGACGGCGGTGGTCTCGGGAGGCGTGCTGCTGTTCCTCATCCCGCCGTGGGGGATGGCCGTCAGTATCATGGTTGTCGGGTTCATCGTCTGCGCGGCGCTGACGGCCGCTCCGGTGGGTCGTCGCATCTGGCACACGTTCCTGCGCGTGCTGCGCGAGCGTCGCGCGGCACGCACCGGGCTCGAGCCCAGCACCATCGACACGACGAGCGACTCCCAGGGGGACCCACGGTGA
- the atpB gene encoding F0F1 ATP synthase subunit A — protein MSLLASTGTEPEPFHPPSIADFFPQIVLFADPVMSWFGEEEPIFGINRIMLIRMLSAAAIILIFVLGTRKMKLIPTRGQSLVEMGLGFVRDGIAYDLLGEKDGRRFLPLITTIFFMVLSMNITGIVPTLNIAGTGVIGVPLVLALVAYGAFIYAGIKKHPGAFFKNALFPPGVPWPLYIIVTPIEFVSTFVLRPITLTLRLMMNMVVGHLLLVLFFAATQFFFFSAGGFYTLFGVGTLAFGFAFTLFEILVAVLQAYVFALLTTVYIQLALAEEH, from the coding sequence TTGTCGCTGCTGGCCTCCACTGGAACTGAGCCCGAGCCGTTCCACCCACCGTCGATCGCGGACTTCTTCCCGCAGATCGTGCTGTTCGCAGATCCCGTCATGTCGTGGTTCGGCGAAGAGGAGCCGATCTTCGGCATCAACCGCATCATGCTCATCCGCATGCTCTCGGCTGCGGCCATCATCCTGATCTTCGTGCTCGGCACGCGCAAGATGAAGCTCATCCCGACGCGTGGCCAGAGCCTCGTCGAGATGGGCCTGGGCTTCGTGCGCGACGGCATCGCCTACGACCTGCTGGGCGAGAAGGACGGCAGGCGCTTCCTGCCGCTCATCACCACCATCTTCTTCATGGTGCTGTCGATGAACATCACCGGCATCGTGCCCACCCTGAACATCGCCGGCACCGGCGTGATCGGCGTGCCGCTCGTGCTGGCGCTCGTCGCCTACGGCGCCTTCATCTACGCGGGCATCAAGAAGCACCCGGGCGCCTTCTTCAAGAACGCGCTCTTCCCGCCCGGTGTGCCGTGGCCGCTGTACATCATCGTGACGCCGATCGAGTTCGTCTCGACCTTCGTGCTGCGCCCCATCACGCTCACGCTGCGACTCATGATGAACATGGTCGTCGGGCACCTGCTGCTGGTGCTCTTCTTCGCCGCCACGCAGTTCTTCTTCTTCTCCGCCGGCGGCTTCTACACGCTGTTCGGCGTGGGCACGCTCGCCTTCGGCTTCGCCTTCACGCTCTTCGAGATCCTCGTCGCCGTGCTGCAGGCCTACGTCTTCGCCCTCCTGACCACCGTCTACATCCAGCTCGCGCTGGCTGAAGAGCACTGA
- the atpE gene encoding ATP synthase F0 subunit C, whose product MDNATTILAEINGNIGTVGYGLAAIGPAIGVGIVVGKTIESVARQPELQGRLTVLMYIGIAFTEALAFIGIATYFFMTN is encoded by the coding sequence GTGGACAACGCCACGACCATCCTCGCCGAGATCAACGGCAACATCGGCACGGTCGGCTACGGCCTCGCCGCGATCGGCCCCGCCATCGGCGTGGGCATCGTCGTCGGCAAGACGATCGAGTCGGTCGCTCGCCAGCCGGAGCTGCAGGGTCGCCTCACGGTGCTCATGTACATCGGTATCGCCTTCACCGAGGCACTGGCGTTCATCGGCATCGCCACGTACTTCTTCATGACGAACTGA
- a CDS encoding F0F1 ATP synthase subunit B: MLTTPLFLAEESGEATPNPLLPAPYDIIWSAVIFVVLLLIFWKVVLPRMQALLDERAAAIEGGIKKAEEAQAEAAAALESYNTQLAEARAEASQIKDRARTDAAKIEADLKARANDEAERITAQAHQRIEAERQAAFSSLKSEVGTLALDLSEKVVGESMDDARSAAIVDRFLADLERDGANR; encoded by the coding sequence ATGCTCACCACTCCTCTCTTCCTCGCGGAGGAGTCGGGGGAGGCCACACCGAACCCCCTGCTTCCCGCGCCGTACGACATCATCTGGTCGGCGGTCATCTTCGTCGTCCTGCTGCTGATCTTCTGGAAGGTCGTCCTGCCTCGCATGCAGGCGCTGCTCGACGAGCGCGCCGCGGCGATCGAGGGCGGCATCAAGAAGGCCGAAGAGGCGCAGGCCGAAGCGGCAGCCGCACTGGAGTCGTACAACACGCAGCTCGCCGAGGCTCGCGCCGAGGCCAGCCAGATCAAGGACCGCGCCCGCACGGACGCCGCCAAGATCGAGGCCGACCTCAAGGCTCGTGCCAACGACGAGGCCGAGCGCATCACCGCCCAGGCGCACCAGCGCATCGAGGCTGAGCGCCAGGCCGCCTTCTCCTCCCTGAAGTCCGAGGTCGGCACGCTCGCCCTCGACCTGTCGGAGAAGGTCGTCGGCGAGTCGATGGACGACGCCCGCTCGGCAGCGATCGTCGACCGCTTCCTGGCCGACCTCGAGCGCGACGGAGCGAACCGCTAG
- a CDS encoding F0F1 ATP synthase subunit delta — protein sequence MGSATSQARAGIDEAVQSQPQAGLEDARDLFRASRAIGRSSQVLSSLGDPVSSPDARAALAQRVLGQLGAPAVSIVAHLARQRWSDADDILAAIDDAGIRIAVRASGDADVAGEIAAFERIVASDADLELALGGLRGSTDEKAALVQRLLAGRASEAAAAILDHLVRAPRGRRIGQALRAAATQVAAAAGRSLATVTTAREIPAAQLDRLRVGLERQYGRTLQLQQIVDPAVLGGLRVSIGDDVIDGTVRSKFTDLRLQLG from the coding sequence GTGGGCAGCGCGACCAGCCAGGCGCGAGCCGGCATCGACGAGGCCGTCCAGTCCCAGCCCCAGGCTGGGCTCGAGGACGCGCGGGATCTCTTCCGGGCTTCGCGCGCCATCGGCCGCAGCTCGCAGGTGCTCTCCTCGCTCGGCGATCCCGTCTCGTCGCCCGATGCACGTGCGGCGCTCGCGCAGCGCGTGCTGGGGCAGCTCGGTGCACCGGCGGTCTCGATCGTCGCGCACCTCGCGCGCCAGCGCTGGTCCGACGCCGACGACATCCTCGCCGCCATCGACGACGCGGGCATCCGCATCGCCGTGCGCGCCTCGGGTGACGCCGACGTGGCCGGCGAGATCGCCGCGTTCGAGCGGATCGTCGCCTCCGACGCCGACCTCGAGCTCGCGCTCGGCGGGCTCCGCGGCTCGACCGACGAGAAGGCCGCGCTCGTGCAGCGACTGCTCGCGGGCCGCGCCAGCGAGGCTGCCGCCGCGATCCTCGACCACCTGGTGCGCGCACCGCGCGGCCGCCGGATCGGTCAGGCGCTCCGCGCAGCCGCGACGCAGGTCGCCGCTGCCGCAGGTCGGTCGCTCGCGACCGTCACCACGGCGCGCGAGATCCCCGCAGCGCAGCTCGACCGGCTCCGCGTCGGCCTCGAGCGCCAGTACGGCCGCACGCTGCAGCTTCAGCAGATCGTCGACCCCGCCGTCCTCGGCGGCCTGCGGGTCTCGATCGGCGACGACGTCATCGACGGCACCGTCCGTTCAAAGTTCACCGACCTCCGCCTGCAGCTCGGCTAG
- the atpA gene encoding F0F1 ATP synthase subunit alpha: MSELTISPDEIKGALADFVSSYEASTSTTAEVGRVIDAADGIAHVEGLPGVMANELVRFADGTLGLAQNLDETEIGVVVLGDFQGIEEGMEVTRTGEVLSVPVGEGYLGRVVDPLGNPIDGLGEIATSGRRALELQAPGVMQRKSVHEPLQTGIKAIDAMIPVGRGQRQLIIGDRQTGKTALAIDTIINQKSNWDSGDVNKQVRCIYVAVGQKGSTIASVKGALEDAGAMAYTTIVASPASDPAGFKYLAPYSGSAIGQQWMYEGKHVLIIFDDLSKQAEAYRAVSLLLRRPPGREAYPGDVFYLHSRLLERCAKLSDELGAGSMTGLPIIETKANDVSAYIPTNVISITDGQIFLQSDLFNANQRPAVDVGISVSRVGGDAQVKSIKKVSGTLKLELAQYRSLEAFAMFASDLDAASRRQLDRGARLTELLKQPQYSPYPVEEQVVSIWAGTNGKLDTVPVNQVLQFESELLEHLRNNSSVLATLRDTNVLDDATLASLETEVDAFVKNWQGKDASSITDPGTESAAAMVEDVNQEQIVKGRR, translated from the coding sequence ATGTCAGAGCTCACCATCAGCCCCGACGAGATCAAGGGCGCACTCGCCGACTTCGTCTCGTCCTACGAGGCTTCGACGTCGACGACGGCCGAGGTCGGCCGCGTCATCGACGCAGCCGACGGCATCGCCCACGTCGAGGGCCTGCCTGGCGTCATGGCCAACGAGCTCGTCCGCTTCGCGGACGGCACGCTCGGCCTCGCCCAGAACCTCGACGAGACCGAGATCGGCGTCGTCGTGCTCGGCGACTTCCAGGGCATCGAGGAGGGCATGGAGGTCACCCGCACCGGTGAGGTCCTCTCGGTCCCCGTCGGCGAGGGCTACCTCGGCCGTGTCGTCGACCCGCTCGGCAACCCGATCGACGGCCTCGGCGAGATCGCGACCAGCGGCCGCCGCGCCCTCGAGCTCCAGGCGCCCGGCGTCATGCAGCGCAAGTCGGTGCACGAGCCGCTGCAGACCGGCATCAAGGCCATCGACGCGATGATCCCCGTCGGCCGCGGCCAGCGCCAGCTGATCATCGGCGACCGCCAGACCGGCAAGACGGCGCTGGCGATCGACACGATCATCAACCAGAAGTCGAACTGGGACTCGGGCGACGTCAACAAGCAGGTGCGCTGCATCTACGTCGCCGTCGGCCAGAAGGGCTCGACCATCGCCTCGGTGAAGGGCGCCCTCGAGGACGCCGGCGCCATGGCGTACACGACGATCGTCGCCTCGCCGGCCTCCGACCCCGCAGGCTTCAAGTACCTCGCGCCGTACTCGGGCTCGGCCATCGGCCAGCAGTGGATGTACGAGGGCAAGCACGTCCTGATCATCTTCGACGACCTGTCGAAGCAGGCCGAGGCCTACCGTGCCGTGTCGCTGCTCCTGCGCCGCCCGCCGGGCCGCGAGGCATACCCCGGTGACGTCTTCTACCTGCACTCCCGTCTGCTCGAGCGCTGCGCGAAGCTCTCGGACGAGCTGGGCGCAGGCTCGATGACCGGCCTGCCGATCATCGAGACGAAGGCCAACGACGTCTCGGCGTACATCCCGACCAACGTGATCTCGATCACCGACGGCCAGATCTTCCTCCAGTCCGACCTGTTCAACGCCAACCAGCGTCCCGCGGTCGACGTCGGCATCTCGGTCTCGCGAGTCGGTGGCGACGCGCAGGTCAAGTCGATCAAGAAGGTCTCCGGCACGCTCAAGCTCGAGCTCGCCCAGTACCGCTCGCTCGAGGCCTTCGCGATGTTCGCATCCGACCTCGACGCCGCGTCGCGCCGTCAGCTCGACCGAGGCGCACGCCTCACCGAGCTGCTCAAGCAGCCGCAGTACTCGCCGTACCCCGTCGAGGAGCAGGTCGTCTCGATCTGGGCCGGCACGAACGGCAAGCTCGACACGGTGCCCGTGAACCAGGTGCTGCAGTTCGAGTCCGAGCTGCTGGAGCACCTGCGCAACAACAGCTCCGTGCTGGCGACGCTGCGCGACACCAACGTGCTCGACGACGCGACGCTCGCGTCCCTCGAGACCGAGGTCGACGCGTTCGTGAAGAACTGGCAGGGCAAGGATGCCTCGAGCATCACCGACCCCGGCACCGAGTCTGCGGCCGCGATGGTCGAGGATGTCAACCAGGAGCAGATCGTCAAGGGCCGTCGCTGA
- a CDS encoding F0F1 ATP synthase subunit gamma — MGAQLRVYTQKIKSAQTTKKITKAMELIAASRIQKSLARVQASNPYARALTRAVSAVATFSNEAHPLTVERPQLKRAAIVVLTSDRGLAGAFNSQIIREASELRVKLEGEGKEVDHYLVGNKAVGYFKFRKRAYVSSWTGQSETPSPELAREIAEAVLEAYVSEQVDEIHVVYNRFVSMMTQDPTTVRLLPLEIVEASDTATAEHFPLYEFEPEPAQVLDALLPVYVESRIFNALLQSAAAKQAATQKAMKSASDNADKLITDYTRLRNNARQAEITTQISEIVGGADALASAK; from the coding sequence ATGGGAGCCCAGCTCCGGGTCTACACGCAGAAGATCAAGTCTGCGCAGACGACCAAGAAGATCACCAAGGCGATGGAGCTCATCGCTGCATCGCGCATCCAGAAGTCGCTCGCCCGCGTGCAGGCGTCGAACCCGTATGCACGGGCGCTGACGCGTGCCGTGAGCGCGGTCGCCACGTTCTCGAACGAGGCGCACCCGCTCACGGTGGAGCGCCCGCAGCTCAAGCGCGCGGCGATCGTCGTGCTGACGAGCGACCGCGGCCTGGCCGGCGCGTTCAACTCGCAGATCATCCGCGAGGCGTCCGAGCTGCGCGTGAAGCTCGAGGGCGAGGGCAAGGAGGTCGACCACTACCTGGTCGGCAACAAGGCCGTCGGCTACTTCAAGTTCCGCAAGCGCGCGTACGTGAGCTCGTGGACGGGCCAGTCGGAGACGCCGTCGCCTGAGCTCGCCCGCGAGATCGCCGAGGCGGTGCTCGAGGCCTACGTCTCCGAGCAGGTCGACGAGATCCACGTCGTCTACAACCGCTTCGTCAGCATGATGACGCAGGACCCCACCACGGTGCGCCTGCTGCCGCTCGAGATCGTCGAGGCGTCCGACACCGCGACGGCCGAGCACTTCCCGCTGTACGAGTTCGAGCCCGAGCCCGCCCAGGTGCTCGACGCTCTGCTGCCGGTGTACGTCGAGAGCCGCATCTTCAACGCTCTGCTCCAGTCGGCCGCTGCCAAGCAGGCCGCCACGCAGAAGGCGATGAAGTCGGCCTCCGACAACGCCGACAAGCTCATCACCGACTACACCCGCCTGCGCAACAACGCGCGCCAGGCCGAGATCACGACGCAGATCTCCGAGATCGTGGGCGGCGCGGACGCCCTCGCCTCGGCGAAGTAG
- the atpD gene encoding F0F1 ATP synthase subunit beta: MTITDTPAAEQKQAGVGRVARVTGPVVDIEFPHDAIPSVYNALKTTVDFQDGTEPQEITLEVAQHLGDDLVRAIALKPTDGLVRGQEVRDTGDTITVPVGDVTKGKVFNVIGEPLNLGEGETLEVSERWSIHRKAPAFDQLESKTQLFETGIKVIDLLTPYVLGGKIGLFGGAGVGKTVLIQEMIQRVAQDHGGVSVFAGVGERTREGNDLIHEMEEAGVFDKTALVFGQMDEPPGTRLRVALSALTMAEYFRDVQKQDVLLFIDNIFRFTQAGSEVSTLLGRMPSAVGYQPNLADEMGILQERITSTRGHSITSLQAIYVPADDYTDPAPATTFAHLDATTELSRAIASKGLYPAVDPLTSTSRILDPRYLGEDHYRVATTVKQILQKNKELQEIIAILGVDELSEEDKIVVSRARRIEQFLSQNTYMAKKFTGVEGSTVPLKETVESFDAIAKGEFDHVAEQAFFNVGAISDVEEKWAKIQKENG; the protein is encoded by the coding sequence ATGACCATCACTGACACCCCAGCTGCCGAGCAGAAGCAGGCCGGAGTCGGCCGCGTCGCTCGCGTCACCGGGCCCGTCGTCGACATCGAGTTCCCGCACGACGCGATCCCCTCGGTCTACAACGCGCTCAAGACGACGGTCGACTTCCAGGACGGCACCGAGCCGCAGGAGATCACGCTCGAGGTCGCGCAGCACCTCGGCGACGACCTCGTGCGCGCCATCGCCCTGAAGCCCACCGACGGCCTCGTGCGCGGACAGGAGGTTCGCGATACCGGTGACACGATCACCGTGCCCGTCGGCGACGTCACCAAGGGCAAGGTCTTCAACGTCATCGGCGAGCCGCTCAACCTCGGCGAGGGCGAGACCCTCGAGGTCTCGGAGCGCTGGTCGATCCACCGCAAGGCGCCCGCGTTCGACCAGCTCGAGTCGAAGACGCAGCTGTTCGAGACCGGCATCAAGGTCATCGACCTCCTGACGCCCTACGTGCTCGGCGGCAAGATCGGCCTCTTCGGCGGTGCCGGTGTCGGCAAGACGGTGCTCATCCAGGAGATGATCCAGCGCGTCGCGCAGGACCACGGCGGTGTCTCGGTGTTCGCCGGTGTCGGCGAGCGCACCCGTGAGGGCAACGACCTGATCCACGAGATGGAGGAGGCGGGCGTCTTCGACAAGACCGCCCTCGTCTTCGGCCAGATGGACGAGCCGCCGGGCACGCGTCTGCGCGTGGCCCTGTCGGCGCTGACGATGGCGGAGTACTTCCGCGACGTCCAGAAGCAGGACGTGCTGCTCTTCATCGACAACATCTTCCGCTTCACGCAGGCCGGCTCCGAGGTCTCGACGCTGCTGGGCCGCATGCCCAGCGCCGTCGGCTACCAGCCGAACCTCGCCGACGAGATGGGCATCCTCCAGGAGCGCATCACGTCGACCCGCGGTCACTCGATCACGTCGCTGCAGGCCATCTACGTGCCCGCTGACGACTACACCGACCCGGCCCCGGCCACGACGTTCGCGCACCTCGACGCGACGACCGAGCTGAGCCGCGCGATCGCGTCGAAGGGCCTCTACCCGGCCGTCGACCCGCTCACGTCGACCAGCCGCATCCTCGACCCCCGCTACCTGGGCGAGGACCACTACCGCGTCGCGACGACCGTCAAGCAGATCCTCCAGAAGAACAAGGAGCTGCAGGAGATCATCGCCATCCTCGGTGTCGACGAGCTCTCCGAGGAGGACAAGATCGTCGTGTCGCGTGCACGCCGCATCGAGCAGTTCCTCTCGCAGAACACCTACATGGCGAAGAAGTTCACCGGTGTCGAGGGCTCGACCGTGCCGCTCAAGGAGACCGTCGAGTCGTTCGACGCGATCGCCAAGGGCGAGTTCGACCACGTCGCCGAGCAGGCCTTCTTCAACGTCGGCGCCATCTCGGACGTCGAGGAGAAGTGGGCGAAGATCCAGAAGGAGAACGGCTGA
- a CDS encoding F0F1 ATP synthase subunit epsilon produces MALTVSIVSAAAEVWSGEASQVIARTTEGEIGILTGHEPMLAVLAEGQVRVTDATGTVHKVDAEDGFLSVDHDRVEIVARNAKLA; encoded by the coding sequence ATGGCTCTCACCGTCAGCATCGTGTCGGCCGCCGCTGAGGTCTGGTCGGGTGAGGCCTCGCAGGTCATCGCCCGCACGACCGAGGGCGAGATCGGCATCCTCACGGGCCACGAGCCGATGCTCGCGGTGCTCGCCGAGGGGCAGGTGCGCGTCACCGACGCCACCGGCACGGTGCACAAGGTGGATGCTGAGGACGGCTTCCTCTCGGTCGATCACGATCGCGTCGAGATCGTCGCTCGGAACGCCAAGCTCGCGTGA
- a CDS encoding YaaA family protein, with the protein MIVLLPPSETKAAGGTGASLTTADLGFPGSAVARSRALAALDRLVAAGQDVSTPAKARAAADNAAVRTSPTMPAIERYTGVLFDALDAATLEPAARRWVDDHVVIQSALLGLVRASDLIPAYKVSEHTRLPGERMRDLWSDAGAAIAGFALDLRSKAYASLAPVAGAVPVEIVSPEGKALNHWNKAGKGALVRRLAMAEVEVDTADALVSWASSADVPLTRTEAGLRLVVRDPRLARV; encoded by the coding sequence GTGATCGTCCTGCTGCCGCCCAGCGAGACGAAGGCGGCAGGCGGGACGGGCGCAAGCCTCACGACGGCCGACCTGGGATTCCCCGGGTCGGCCGTCGCCCGTTCGCGGGCCCTGGCTGCGCTCGACCGTCTGGTCGCCGCCGGGCAGGACGTCTCGACCCCGGCGAAGGCCCGTGCCGCGGCTGACAACGCCGCGGTCCGCACGTCGCCGACGATGCCCGCGATCGAGCGCTACACCGGGGTGCTCTTCGACGCGCTCGACGCCGCGACCCTCGAGCCGGCCGCCCGGCGGTGGGTGGACGACCACGTCGTGATCCAGTCAGCGCTGCTCGGTCTCGTGCGCGCATCCGATCTCATCCCCGCCTACAAGGTGTCGGAGCACACGCGCCTGCCGGGGGAGCGCATGCGCGATCTCTGGTCGGATGCCGGAGCGGCGATCGCCGGCTTCGCGCTCGACCTGCGCTCGAAGGCCTACGCGTCGCTCGCGCCGGTGGCCGGCGCGGTGCCGGTCGAGATCGTGTCGCCCGAGGGCAAGGCGCTCAACCACTGGAACAAGGCCGGCAAGGGCGCGCTCGTGCGGCGGCTGGCGATGGCCGAGGTCGAGGTCGACACGGCGGATGCGCTGGTGTCGTGGGCGTCGTCGGCCGACGTGCCGCTGACCCGCACCGAGGCGGGTCTGCGGCTCGTGGTGCGCGACCCGCGGCTCGCCCGGGTCTGA